AAATAAGCTCTTCGAGGTGGGTGCGGCCAAGACTGATTCTCACCGGATAACGGTCCTTAATCTTGTTGAAAGTATCCTGATTGATTTCCCCGGTTTCCTCGATCCATTCTTGAAGGGAGGCAATGATCCAGAGAGGAAAGGAGAAGGCCTCCTCCCCTATATATTGAAGAAAGCGGATATCTTCCTGATAGGCATGGGCATCGGTCTTGGAACGGAGGAACTCGGAAAGTTCATCCACCAAAAGGACCAGTTTGGAAAAACCTTCCCTTTCCATAGTCCTTCGAATCTCCTGAAAGGTCTCATGCCTGGATCCTGCCGGTTCAAAAGGCCGCCCGGTTTGCAGGGCCAATTCCCTGGAGATGGACTGAAGAAAAATGTCTTCCAGGAATTCGGTCCCCCGATGCTGGATTAAGGAGATCTCAACAACCAAAAATTTGGAGAAGGGAAGATTTTTTTGAAATTTCTCCAGAGAGGCGCTTTGGAAGTGCAGGATATCCCAGTATCCGGGATAGCGGAGAAGGAGGCTGAGCATGCTCAGGAAATGCGATTTTCCCGATCCGAAATGTCCTTTCAGAAAAGCCCCCCGGCCTTCCTTGCCGGAAAGGGAAGACAGGATCATCTCCAGGTTTTTCTGCACCTCGGCCGTAACCACAAAGGACAGGAGGATCATCTGTCTGAGTTTGGGGTCCTGAAGATCCTTCAATTGAATGACGGTCTTGATTTCAGGAATCTCAACCAGGTCTCCGACCTTGATCACTTTCCGGCCTCCTCCCCTATTCCGGTTTTTTTCCTGGCCTTCCCGATGATACCCAGAAGGGCTTTCTCCTCGGGGTGATGCCGGGCGACTTCTTCTAAAAGATCGAGCCAGCCCTTCGGATCATGAAGGGCCTCAAAGCTTTTTTCCAGGGCCTTTCGCACATAGTAATCCCTGGGATCCATCCGAAAGGCCTGGGAAAGGCGGAAGACCGCCTGGTCATATTCTCTAAGACGATAATGACAGAATCCTTCATGCTTTAAGAAATAGGGACTCCGGGGGTCCAGACTGGAAGCTTTGTGATATTCGGCTGCCGCCTCCCGGACCTGGCCGGCCCCTTTCAGTTTTTGGGCCAGAAGACCATGGACCTGGGCATCATCTTTTTTGGAGTCCATCCCGATAACAACCTGAAGCTCTTTCAGGACCTGGCCTTCGGGCCGGTTTCGGCTGCGTAACCGAAGGATTTCTTTCTCGACAAAGGTGTCCCGGGGAGAAGTAGTTTGAATTTTTTCAAAGACCTCCAGGGCCTCATCAAACCGTTTCAGGCGATTCAAAACCAGGGCCTTTTCTTTAAGAAAAGAAAGGTTTTCCGGGTGCACCACCAGGACCTTTTCCAGTTCTTCCAGGGCTTCGGCCAGCTTTCCCAGCTCTTTCATGGCCCGGGCGGCTTTGAGGATCAGGTAAGGCCTTGGGTCCCGGTTGTAGGCCTGTCGATAGCATTCCAGGGCCTTTTGCGGCGAATGACCTTTCAGATAAAGGTCGCCGAGAACGGATAAGGCCTGGGGGTGCCGGGGATCCTGGGCCAGGACTTCTTCGGCCAGGATCCTGCCTTCCATAAAGCGTCCCTGCCGCAGATAGAGATCGGCCAGGCTGGTCTTGAGAAAAGGATCGTGGGGGGCCTTCTCCAGGCCCTGGCGGATTTCTTCGGCGGCCTCATCGAAGCGGCCCTTCTCTTTAAGCAGCCGGATGCGATTGATTGCTGTGGTGTAAATTACTTGTTCTTCCATTGGCCGGTTTTCCGGGAAAAGATGAATAATTTTAATAAAATCGGGATGATTATGCAAGAGAATAAATCGGCTGACCCCCTCTTCACGTTCAGATGACTACTGAAGGCTTTACTTTTTCGAGAAATTCTTAGACCAGGTTTCTTAAAGGGAAGGGGGGCGGCGGTTGAGCCTCGTCCCGGGCCTTTAGACTCGAGACTGGAACAGGATAGATCTAACTGACTCAACTCATTTTTTGAATAGTTCTTTTAAAGGAATGGACAGTCCTTTCAGGACGCCAACCTGGATGGTATCTTCTCTGGAATAAATCCCCGGTCGCCCATATTTCCCATTGGAATCCGAAATGAAGGTTATCAGGGTCTCATCGATGGGGTTGATGATCCAGTACTCTTTGACACCCATCCTTTCATAGAGATAGAATTTTTCTTTAATATCTTTTCGGACCGTTGAAGGAGAAGTTATTTCGACAATAAGGTCCGGGGAGCCCATACAGCCCTTATCGTCCAGTTTGGCCCGGTCACAGACCACTACCAGATCGGGCTGGACGACAGTGGTTATTTCCTGAGGTTCCTCTTGGCCCTCTGGTAGGCGGACGTCAAAGGGAGCACTATAGACCTCACACTCTTTGTCCTCCAAAAAAGAATAAAATTTTGTAAGTAAGGCGGCCAGGAT
This window of the Deltaproteobacteria bacterium genome carries:
- a CDS encoding tetratricopeptide repeat protein, whose protein sequence is MEEQVIYTTAINRIRLLKEKGRFDEAAEEIRQGLEKAPHDPFLKTSLADLYLRQGRFMEGRILAEEVLAQDPRHPQALSVLGDLYLKGHSPQKALECYRQAYNRDPRPYLILKAARAMKELGKLAEALEELEKVLVVHPENLSFLKEKALVLNRLKRFDEALEVFEKIQTTSPRDTFVEKEILRLRSRNRPEGQVLKELQVVIGMDSKKDDAQVHGLLAQKLKGAGQVREAAAEYHKASSLDPRSPYFLKHEGFCHYRLREYDQAVFRLSQAFRMDPRDYYVRKALEKSFEALHDPKGWLDLLEEVARHHPEEKALLGIIGKARKKTGIGEEAGK
- a CDS encoding Uma2 family endonuclease, translating into MSPQSKPKNNSFNYGDYLNWPEDERWELIDGVPYNMTPAPSRAHQKILAALLTKFYSFLEDKECEVYSAPFDVRLPEGQEEPQEITTVVQPDLVVVCDRAKLDDKGCMGSPDLIVEITSPSTVRKDIKEKFYLYERMGVKEYWIINPIDETLITFISDSNGKYGRPGIYSREDTIQVGVLKGLSIPLKELFKK